One segment of Lytechinus pictus isolate F3 Inbred chromosome 13, Lp3.0, whole genome shotgun sequence DNA contains the following:
- the LOC129274880 gene encoding serine-enriched protein-like isoform X2 — protein MTPTSTPEDSPRVEMDDPNIVKGYRGNSWVFENKLGVAEDLRYLSHMPELCDVTFLVGESREPICAVRAILAARSRIFHKLLYSAARGTPRKKNVSATDKLGKKVSQMIRRSSIDLGEDYSAISCPRTITIEEFDPPVFRQLIQYCHTGCVTLKPKIVLGLMNASDHYGLDELRRACMTYLQNCVNIDTVCLLLRSAERYIQYKSTKSLVQKALEFVDINAESVLRLPAFTALPSHVARLILSRDELQADELIKFQAALAWSRAYIEKHPTSTLRDVMTPFVDSISFHLIPATTLMQTVKPTGSVPDHKIMTALAYQADPSSLEPGSIVTSPARLRLSMLSLNVIDSPTTSSRQTRSDNSSSSLKSATSYTSLNTSRASGIDRIPLDNDAGIPEISDHTVDLDDDLEHDVIHDNNNDTSGYIENGDRVNECDDDDAGVDDEADSDERHDQVELMFRRDRCFSPQCLSDTNTSCSMSTCSDWTDTSSSAGGSFGRADQKESNFKLLLPE, from the exons ATGACCCCCACCTCAACACCGGAGGACTCCCCTAGAGTCGAAATGGACGATCCAAATATTGTCAAAGGATATCGGGGAAATTCGTGGGTTTTCGAGAATAAATTAGGCGTGGCCGAAGATCTCCGATACCTGTCGCACATGCCCGAACTTTGTGACGTAACCTTCCTTGTTGGAGAGTCGAGAGAACCTATCTGCGCAGTGCGGGCTATTTTGGCTGCAAGGAGcag AATATTCCACAAGTTGCTGTATTCAGCAGCCCGAGGGACTCCACGTAAGAAGAATGTATCGGCAACAGACAAACTCGGGAAGAAAGTATCGCAGATGATACGGAGAAGTAGTATTGACCTGGGAGAAGATTATAGCGCCATCAGTTGTCCGAGAACGATTACAATTGAAGAGTTTGATCCGCCCGTGTTTCGTCAACTAATCCAATACTGCCATACTGGCTGCGTTACTCTCAAACCTAAGATTGTGCTAG GTTTGATGAATGCATCTGATCATTATGGTCTTGACGAATTAAGACGAGCATGTATGACTTATCTTCAGAACTGTGTTAACATCGACACCGTGTGTTTACTACTGCGTTCTGCTGAGAGATACATTCAGTATAAATCTACCAAATCGCTAGTACAAAAG GCACTCGAGTTTGTGGACATAAACGCAGAGTCGGTCTTAAGACTACCTGCCTTTACAGCACTACCAAGTCACGTGGCCAGACTTATTTTATCACGTGATGAGCTTCAGGCAGATGAACTCATCAAATTCCAAGCTGCACTCGCCTGGAGTCGTGCATACATAGAAAAACATCCCACCTCAACGCTCCGTGACGTCATGACCCCATTTGTAGACAGCATTTCGTTTCATCTGATTCCGGCAACAACACTCATGCAGACGGTTAAACCTACCGGTTCGGTTCCGGATCACAAAATTATGACCGCTCTGGCATACCAAGCTGATCCGAGCAGCCTCGAACCCGGtagtattgtgacgtcaccagCAAGATTGCGATTATCAATGCTTAGCCTGAATGTAATAGATTCGCCGACAACCTCTTCGAGACAAACGAGATCAGACAACTCTTCGTCGTCGCTTAAATCAGCGACGTCGTATACGTCGTTGAACACGTCGCGTGCGAGCGGCATCGATAGAATCCCACTAGACAATGATGCAGGTATACCTGAAATTAGTGATCACACAGTAGATCTCGATGATGACCTTGAACATGATGTAATACACGATAACAATAACGATACTAGCGGGTATATCGAGAACGGTGATCGAGTGAACGAATGCGACGATGATGACGCAGGTGTTGATGACGAGGCTGACTCAGATGAGCGTCATGATCAGGTTGAGTTGATGTTTAGACGTGATCGTTGCTTTAGTCCACAATGTTTAAGTGATACAAATACGAGTTGTTCAATGTCAACATGTTCTGATTGGACTGATACGAGTAGCAGTGCGGGAGGTAGCTTTGGACGAGCCGACCAGAAAGAAAGTAATTTCAAACTTCTCCTTCCCGAATAG
- the LOC129274880 gene encoding serine-enriched protein-like isoform X1, with translation MNTLKKSQLIKMKRSRSYNYTIDIEEGCENYPEESKSMTPTSTPEDSPRVEMDDPNIVKGYRGNSWVFENKLGVAEDLRYLSHMPELCDVTFLVGESREPICAVRAILAARSRIFHKLLYSAARGTPRKKNVSATDKLGKKVSQMIRRSSIDLGEDYSAISCPRTITIEEFDPPVFRQLIQYCHTGCVTLKPKIVLGLMNASDHYGLDELRRACMTYLQNCVNIDTVCLLLRSAERYIQYKSTKSLVQKALEFVDINAESVLRLPAFTALPSHVARLILSRDELQADELIKFQAALAWSRAYIEKHPTSTLRDVMTPFVDSISFHLIPATTLMQTVKPTGSVPDHKIMTALAYQADPSSLEPGSIVTSPARLRLSMLSLNVIDSPTTSSRQTRSDNSSSSLKSATSYTSLNTSRASGIDRIPLDNDAGIPEISDHTVDLDDDLEHDVIHDNNNDTSGYIENGDRVNECDDDDAGVDDEADSDERHDQVELMFRRDRCFSPQCLSDTNTSCSMSTCSDWTDTSSSAGGSFGRADQKESNFKLLLPE, from the exons ACAACTATACCATAGATATCGAGGAAGGGTGTGAGAACTATCCGGAGGAAAGCAAATCAATGACCCCCACCTCAACACCGGAGGACTCCCCTAGAGTCGAAATGGACGATCCAAATATTGTCAAAGGATATCGGGGAAATTCGTGGGTTTTCGAGAATAAATTAGGCGTGGCCGAAGATCTCCGATACCTGTCGCACATGCCCGAACTTTGTGACGTAACCTTCCTTGTTGGAGAGTCGAGAGAACCTATCTGCGCAGTGCGGGCTATTTTGGCTGCAAGGAGcag AATATTCCACAAGTTGCTGTATTCAGCAGCCCGAGGGACTCCACGTAAGAAGAATGTATCGGCAACAGACAAACTCGGGAAGAAAGTATCGCAGATGATACGGAGAAGTAGTATTGACCTGGGAGAAGATTATAGCGCCATCAGTTGTCCGAGAACGATTACAATTGAAGAGTTTGATCCGCCCGTGTTTCGTCAACTAATCCAATACTGCCATACTGGCTGCGTTACTCTCAAACCTAAGATTGTGCTAG GTTTGATGAATGCATCTGATCATTATGGTCTTGACGAATTAAGACGAGCATGTATGACTTATCTTCAGAACTGTGTTAACATCGACACCGTGTGTTTACTACTGCGTTCTGCTGAGAGATACATTCAGTATAAATCTACCAAATCGCTAGTACAAAAG GCACTCGAGTTTGTGGACATAAACGCAGAGTCGGTCTTAAGACTACCTGCCTTTACAGCACTACCAAGTCACGTGGCCAGACTTATTTTATCACGTGATGAGCTTCAGGCAGATGAACTCATCAAATTCCAAGCTGCACTCGCCTGGAGTCGTGCATACATAGAAAAACATCCCACCTCAACGCTCCGTGACGTCATGACCCCATTTGTAGACAGCATTTCGTTTCATCTGATTCCGGCAACAACACTCATGCAGACGGTTAAACCTACCGGTTCGGTTCCGGATCACAAAATTATGACCGCTCTGGCATACCAAGCTGATCCGAGCAGCCTCGAACCCGGtagtattgtgacgtcaccagCAAGATTGCGATTATCAATGCTTAGCCTGAATGTAATAGATTCGCCGACAACCTCTTCGAGACAAACGAGATCAGACAACTCTTCGTCGTCGCTTAAATCAGCGACGTCGTATACGTCGTTGAACACGTCGCGTGCGAGCGGCATCGATAGAATCCCACTAGACAATGATGCAGGTATACCTGAAATTAGTGATCACACAGTAGATCTCGATGATGACCTTGAACATGATGTAATACACGATAACAATAACGATACTAGCGGGTATATCGAGAACGGTGATCGAGTGAACGAATGCGACGATGATGACGCAGGTGTTGATGACGAGGCTGACTCAGATGAGCGTCATGATCAGGTTGAGTTGATGTTTAGACGTGATCGTTGCTTTAGTCCACAATGTTTAAGTGATACAAATACGAGTTGTTCAATGTCAACATGTTCTGATTGGACTGATACGAGTAGCAGTGCGGGAGGTAGCTTTGGACGAGCCGACCAGAAAGAAAGTAATTTCAAACTTCTCCTTCCCGAATAG